One segment of Cottoperca gobio chromosome 24, fCotGob3.1, whole genome shotgun sequence DNA contains the following:
- the LOC115028926 gene encoding gap junction Cx32.2 protein-like, giving the protein MGEWGFLSSLLDKVQSHSTVIGKVWLIVLFIFRIMILGAGAEKVWGDEQSSMICNTKQPGCKNVCYDQAFPISHIRFWVLQIIFVSTPTLIYLGHVLHIIHKENKMREHMKDSSRGNVKEPKYSDDKGHVKIKGDLLGNYMTSIFFRMLLEVAFIVGQYYLYGFVMDARIVCTRAPCPFTVECYMSRPTEKTIFIIFMLVVSCISLLLNVMEILYLVCSCASRRKSKTIRSEFIAIHPRANGDSLMK; this is encoded by the exons ATGGGCGAGTGGGGATTCCTGTCCTCTTTGCTGGACAAGGTCCAGTCCCACTCCACCGTCATCGGGAAGGTCTGGCTCATCGTGCTGTTCATCTTCAGGATCATGATCCTCGGAGCCGGAGCAGAAAAG GTGTGGGGCGATGAACAGTCGAGTATGATTTGTAACACCAAACAGCCTGGCTGCAAGAACGTCTGCTATGACCAGGCCTTCCCGATCTCACACATCCGATTCTGGGTCCTCCAGATTATCTTCGTGTCGACGCCGACGCTGATCTACCTCGGTCACGTCCTCCACATCatccacaaagaaaacaagatgaGAGAACATATGAAGGACTCCAGCAGGGGAAACGTCAAAGAGCCAAAGTACTCTGACGACAAAGGCCACGTTAAGATTAAAGGCGACCTGCTGGGGAACTACATGACCTCCATATTTTTCAGAATGCTTTTGGAGGTGGCGTTCATCGTCGGGCAGTATTATCTGTACGGGTTCGTCATGGACGCGAGAATCGTCTGCACCCGAGCCCCCTGCCCCTTCACGGTGGAGTGCTACATGTCTCGACCCACGGAGAAgaccatcttcatcatcttcatgcTCGTCGTGTCCTGCATCTCTCTTCTACTCAACGTAATGGAGATCCTCTACCTGGTGTGTTCATGCGCGTCCAGACGAAAGTCCAAAACAATCCGCTCTGAATTTATCGCCATTCACCCGCGTGCGAACGGCGACAGTCTGATGAAGTGA
- the c24h1orf198 gene encoding uncharacterized protein C1orf198 homolog encodes MAAMIVAANMAGHNAHRMEEKKFEYFSSINSMAKKIMQERKNIEAKHGSSWETMTPQEQDSAIDNGMMDPHIRARYAMHRVDREEVVCYPKLLIQTGQKMVHFGEEDITWQDEHSAPFSWETKSQLDFSMTSGPADQGLSASQAAKVPHSSQLGKSTQGAKVSVSEGRRPEEESSFWKISAERSRLEGEQADFQSLTPSQIKSLEKGEKSLPSYLRQETSVTTKEPEAADPHPPASTRSIKQRAPKVPAPHPPIPVAVAVSATPASISISPNLPPPVRVSSSVAGWERSQSTLPSVGSTVDEVFSSGMRSKPPNRPTSVQKEKEEEGSSASPTFGQYNTSNNLLKTGFDFLDNW; translated from the exons ATGGCCGCCATGATAGTCGCCGCAAACATGGCGGGGCACAACGCCCACAGGATGGAGGAAAAGAAGTTTGAATACTTCTCCTCCATCAACTCCATGGCGAAGAAAATAatgcaggagaggaagaacaTCGAAGCTAAGCACGGCTCGTCCTGGGAGACGATGACGCCACAAGAGCAAGACAGCGCCATCGACAACGGGATGATGGATCCCCATATCCGAGCCCGATACGCCATGCACAGAGTGGACCGTGAAGAAGTCGTCTGTTACCCTAAACTGCTCATTCAGACGGGCCAGAAGATGGTTCACTTCGGGGAAGAG gATATTACCTGGCAAGATGAGCATTCTGCCCCCTTCTCGTGGGAAACCAAG AGCCAGCTGGACTTCAGTATGACGTCCGGCCCTGCAGACCAGGGGCTCTCCGCCTCGCAGGCTGCAAAGGTTCCTCATTCCAGCCAGCTTGGCAAGAGTACACAAGGAGCCAAG GTGTCTGTCAGCGAGGGACGGAGGCCAGAGGAGGAGTCGTCTTTCTGGAAGATCAGCGCAGAGAGGTCCAGGCTGGAGGGAGAGCAAGCCGACTTCCAGTCCCTCACCCCCAGCCAGATCAAATCCCTCGAGAAAGGAGAGAAATCCCTCCCCTCCTACCTCCGACAG GAGACCTCCGTCACCACCAAGGAGCCTGAGGCCGCAGACCCCCACCCTCCAGCTTCTACCCGGTCCATAAAGCAGCGAGCACCCAAAGTTCCAGCTCCACACCCCCCCATCCCCGTCGCCGTCGCTGTCAGTGCAACACCGGCGTCCATCTCCATTTCGCCAAACCTGCCCCCACCTGTGAGGGTGTCGTCCTCGGTTGCAGGATGGGAGCGATCTCAGAGCACCTTGCCGTCGGTCGGCAGCACCGTGGATGAAGTGTTCTCCTCTGGCATGAGGTCCAAGCCCCCCAACCGCCCGACCAGTgtgcagaaggagaaggaggaagaaggttCATCCGCCAGCCCCACCTTTGGCCAG tACAACACGAGCAACAACCTCCTGAAGACTGGATTCGACTTCCTTGACAACTGGTAA